The following proteins come from a genomic window of Shewanella halifaxensis HAW-EB4:
- a CDS encoding MBL fold metallo-hydrolase, with protein MDVTKNQSLNDHRAQKLKDRQALSYPFTPPLCDAKVVYVAKGVLWARLSMPMGLDHINVYILEDTDGWYLVDTGLNTEENKALWIALAENYLTAKPVKGVICTHFHYDHSGLSSWLTEYFDVPLYMTHGEYYMLRGVAATHECSGNEQDKRFYTRSGFSAGYAEKVFEACKKDPYITHYPPHFFRLREGDVFTIGQRKWQVWIGEGHSPEHACLYSEAMEDEPALLISGDQVLPEISSNILVSSIEPEGNPLAQWFKSLKRLESLDSESLVLPAHGPVFGNLHIRSKQLEQHHKNQLDVLRELSVSYIDFTALDALEVLFKRPMQPIEKLMALGETLAHLNWLINVEELTRTLCNKSDKFIYNNKLK; from the coding sequence ATGGACGTAACTAAGAATCAATCACTTAATGACCATAGAGCACAGAAATTAAAGGATCGCCAAGCTCTTAGTTATCCTTTTACGCCTCCATTGTGTGATGCCAAGGTTGTTTATGTGGCTAAAGGCGTACTGTGGGCGCGGTTATCAATGCCAATGGGACTCGACCATATAAATGTATACATTCTTGAAGATACTGATGGTTGGTATTTAGTCGATACAGGCTTAAACACTGAAGAAAATAAAGCATTGTGGATAGCGCTTGCAGAAAACTACCTCACCGCTAAACCTGTTAAAGGCGTGATTTGTACCCATTTTCATTATGACCACTCAGGTTTGTCGAGTTGGCTAACTGAGTATTTTGATGTGCCTTTGTATATGACTCACGGTGAGTACTATATGTTGAGAGGTGTTGCAGCTACTCATGAATGTAGCGGCAATGAACAAGACAAGCGGTTTTATACAAGGTCTGGATTCTCAGCTGGGTATGCTGAAAAGGTTTTTGAAGCTTGTAAGAAGGATCCCTATATAACTCATTACCCGCCACATTTTTTCCGCCTAAGGGAGGGAGATGTTTTTACGATTGGACAGCGAAAGTGGCAGGTTTGGATCGGTGAAGGCCATAGTCCTGAACATGCTTGTTTATATAGTGAAGCAATGGAAGACGAGCCTGCACTATTAATTTCAGGTGACCAAGTTCTCCCTGAAATCAGCTCAAATATTTTAGTTAGTAGTATTGAACCGGAAGGCAATCCGTTAGCTCAATGGTTTAAGTCGTTAAAGCGGCTTGAGTCATTAGATAGTGAATCATTGGTATTACCAGCACACGGCCCTGTTTTTGGTAACTTACACATTAGATCAAAGCAATTGGAACAACATCATAAAAACCAGCTTGATGTGTTACGTGAGTTAAGCGTTAGTTATATTGATTTTACCGCATTGGATGCATTAGAAGTGTTATTTAAACGACCTATGCAGCCAATCGAAAAATTAATGGCGCTGGGGGAAACTCTTGCTCACTTAAACTGGTTAATAAACGTAGAAGAGTTAACGAGAACCCTTTGCAATAAAAGCGATAAATTTATATATAACAATAAGCTGAAATAG